Proteins encoded together in one Catellatospora citrea window:
- a CDS encoding sensor domain-containing diguanylate cyclase, translating to MVAVQLIFAYLCWQVATRPPTATTARRFWRTLTVTGLLFALGNALGVAARFGRASPSEPILFGSSALIVVGIALAGWAMIAYPLNVHGRARMRLRLDVATVMCAFAMLAWHVVCEPDGIPPGNIGQLAVTVLGCAVALIAVFGAVKLLISGMAPFTPGTAVALGAGVLLGALTYFNLLNMGAGDAQTLQATQLASAFLLAVAARVQYLQMRTWPSGLTIRPRPAYSRPPYVAVAATQLLLLLELRQEGLTVRGWGMLLIPVAVVVLVMIRQNMAYTDNVRLLHDLDDSMLQLRHHEQRFRSLVQHASDLTLLVDAQGTVLYASPALQDLLGVPPAQAVGRPLAEVLRPDDTSAVDHLLADVSAGSDTGVRRQLLAHHVDGSRRWLEALATNRLDDAGVSGVIINIRDVTEARVLQDQLHHEATHDHLTGLPNRALLNERARRLLHDADQATRHVAVLMLDLDDFKAVNDELSHQVGDQLLVVVADRLRQCVRPTDTVARLGGDEFVVLLIGTTTAGAAATARRILETLSSPVMIDGHQVYARASIGVAVGSVEQFDALLHDADLAMYKAKRDPDGAGLHIIDHTTAWTPPTARAAEPS from the coding sequence ATGGTGGCAGTTCAGCTGATCTTCGCGTACCTGTGCTGGCAGGTCGCGACCAGGCCGCCGACAGCCACGACAGCCCGCCGGTTCTGGCGCACTCTCACCGTGACCGGCCTGTTGTTTGCGCTGGGCAACGCGTTGGGAGTGGCCGCCAGGTTCGGTCGTGCCTCCCCATCTGAACCCATCCTGTTCGGATCATCGGCCCTCATCGTCGTCGGCATAGCGCTCGCAGGCTGGGCCATGATCGCCTACCCGCTGAATGTGCACGGCCGCGCCCGGATGCGGCTGCGCCTGGACGTGGCCACCGTCATGTGCGCCTTTGCCATGCTGGCGTGGCATGTGGTGTGCGAACCGGACGGCATCCCCCCGGGCAACATCGGCCAGCTCGCCGTCACCGTGCTCGGCTGCGCCGTGGCGCTGATCGCGGTCTTCGGCGCGGTGAAGCTACTGATCAGCGGCATGGCACCGTTCACCCCCGGGACAGCAGTCGCCCTGGGAGCAGGTGTGCTCCTCGGCGCCTTGACCTATTTCAACCTGCTCAACATGGGTGCCGGCGACGCCCAGACCCTCCAGGCAACCCAGCTGGCGTCAGCTTTCCTGCTGGCCGTCGCCGCCCGCGTGCAGTACCTGCAGATGCGCACCTGGCCCAGCGGCCTGACCATCCGCCCACGCCCCGCATACAGCCGCCCGCCATACGTCGCGGTCGCCGCGACACAGCTACTGCTCCTGCTCGAACTGCGACAGGAGGGACTGACCGTCCGCGGCTGGGGAATGCTGCTCATCCCGGTCGCCGTCGTCGTGCTGGTGATGATCCGCCAGAACATGGCATACACCGACAACGTACGGCTGCTACACGACCTCGACGACAGCATGCTGCAGCTACGCCACCACGAGCAACGCTTCCGGTCCCTGGTCCAGCACGCCTCCGACCTCACCCTGCTGGTCGACGCCCAGGGCACGGTCCTCTACGCCAGCCCCGCGCTGCAGGACCTGCTCGGGGTGCCACCCGCGCAGGCCGTGGGCCGGCCATTGGCCGAGGTCCTGCGCCCCGACGACACGTCAGCCGTCGACCACCTGCTCGCGGACGTGAGCGCCGGATCCGATACCGGCGTGCGACGCCAGCTGCTGGCGCACCACGTGGACGGCTCCCGCCGCTGGCTGGAGGCGCTGGCCACCAATCGGCTCGACGACGCGGGCGTGTCAGGCGTCATCATCAATATCCGTGACGTGACCGAGGCCAGAGTGCTCCAGGACCAGCTGCACCACGAAGCCACCCACGACCACCTCACCGGCCTGCCCAACCGGGCACTGCTCAACGAACGCGCGCGACGGCTCCTGCACGACGCCGACCAGGCCACGCGTCACGTAGCAGTCCTCATGCTCGACCTCGACGACTTCAAGGCCGTCAACGATGAGCTGAGCCACCAGGTCGGCGACCAGCTGCTCGTCGTCGTAGCCGACCGCCTGCGCCAATGCGTCCGCCCGACCGACACCGTCGCCCGGCTGGGCGGGGACGAGTTCGTAGTCCTGCTGATCGGCACCACCACCGCAGGCGCCGCCGCCACCGCCAGACGCATCCTCGAAACGCTCTCGTCACCGGTGATGATCGACGGGCACCAGGTGTACGCCCGCGCGAGCATCGGTGTCGCGGTCGGCTCCGTCGAGCAGTTCGACGCCCTACTGCACGACGCGGACCTCGCCATGTACAAGGCCAAGCGCGACCCCGACGGCGCGGGCCTGCACATCATCGACCACACCACTGCCTGGACACCACCGACGGCTCGGGCCGCCGAGCCCTCCTGA
- a CDS encoding FAD-dependent oxidoreductase: MSDPVQETPDRYGAYPRLSAEQIDALASRGQRHTTDIGETLFHEGDPSYDFYVILSGAVALIEGYGTPAEREISVHGPGRFLGELSLLAGQPALLSAVVREPGEVLNIPVDDVRALVAHDPTLGDLILRSYMIRRSLLIEMGAGIRIIGSRYSADARRLRDFAARNRLPYRWIDVEQDPTAETLLRQLGVTPQETPVVIWRGQEVLRNPSNDELARVVGLAEPSIASSDYDVVVVGAGPAGLAAGVYAASEGLSVVVLDAVAAGGQASTSSRIENYLGFPGGISGGDLAERATLQARKFGARITVPASVTALDAHDGLHLIRLADGTEIATRTVLITTGARYRKLRVPRLAEFEGTSVYYAATAAEAQLCRGDQVAVVGGGNSAGQATVFLAGHVAHAHLMIMHDDLSRDMSRYLADRITALPNVTVHTNTEVCDLEGNGRLEEVVVADMKTEHSQRIPATALFVFIGAEPCTTWLDKQIAVDHHGYVLTGSDVPADAVTDLRQGTPRRPYLLETSRLGVFAAGDVRSGSIKRVASAVGEGAMAIRFVHEHLRLRQG; this comes from the coding sequence ATGTCCGATCCCGTACAGGAGACACCGGACCGCTACGGAGCTTATCCGCGCCTGAGCGCCGAACAGATCGACGCGCTGGCCTCACGCGGGCAGCGCCACACCACCGACATCGGCGAAACCTTGTTCCACGAGGGTGACCCGAGCTACGACTTCTACGTCATCCTGTCCGGTGCCGTGGCACTGATCGAGGGATACGGTACCCCGGCCGAACGGGAGATCAGCGTGCACGGGCCAGGCCGCTTCCTCGGCGAACTCAGCCTCCTGGCGGGCCAGCCGGCGTTACTGAGCGCCGTGGTCCGCGAACCCGGCGAGGTGCTCAACATCCCGGTCGACGACGTACGCGCCCTGGTCGCCCACGACCCGACACTCGGCGACCTCATCCTGCGGTCGTACATGATCCGACGCTCGCTGCTGATCGAGATGGGCGCCGGGATCCGGATCATCGGCTCGCGCTACTCCGCCGACGCCCGCCGGCTGCGCGACTTCGCCGCCCGCAACCGGCTGCCCTACCGCTGGATCGACGTGGAGCAGGACCCCACCGCCGAGACGCTGCTGCGCCAGCTCGGCGTCACCCCGCAGGAGACGCCGGTGGTCATCTGGCGCGGCCAGGAGGTGCTGCGCAACCCGTCCAACGACGAACTCGCGCGGGTCGTCGGGCTCGCCGAGCCGAGCATCGCCAGCTCCGACTACGACGTGGTAGTGGTGGGCGCGGGCCCCGCCGGGCTGGCCGCAGGCGTGTACGCGGCGTCGGAGGGCCTGTCGGTCGTGGTCCTCGACGCGGTCGCCGCCGGCGGGCAGGCCTCCACCTCGTCGCGGATCGAGAACTACCTCGGCTTCCCGGGCGGGATCTCCGGCGGGGATCTGGCCGAGAGGGCCACGCTGCAGGCCCGCAAGTTCGGCGCCCGGATAACCGTGCCCGCGTCCGTCACGGCGCTGGACGCACACGACGGGCTCCACCTGATACGGCTGGCCGACGGCACCGAGATCGCCACCCGGACCGTGCTGATCACGACCGGCGCCCGCTACCGCAAACTGCGGGTGCCCCGGCTGGCCGAGTTCGAGGGCACCAGCGTCTACTACGCGGCCACCGCCGCCGAAGCCCAGCTGTGCCGCGGCGACCAGGTGGCCGTGGTCGGCGGCGGCAACTCCGCCGGACAGGCGACCGTGTTCCTGGCCGGCCACGTGGCCCACGCCCACCTGATGATCATGCACGACGACCTGAGCCGGGACATGTCGCGCTATCTCGCCGACCGCATCACCGCACTGCCCAACGTGACCGTCCACACCAACACCGAGGTGTGCGACCTCGAGGGGAACGGCCGGCTGGAGGAGGTGGTCGTGGCCGACATGAAGACCGAACACAGCCAGCGCATACCGGCCACCGCCCTGTTCGTGTTCATCGGAGCCGAGCCGTGCACCACCTGGCTGGACAAACAGATCGCCGTCGACCACCACGGATACGTGCTCACCGGCTCCGACGTGCCCGCCGACGCCGTCACCGACCTGCGCCAGGGCACACCCCGGCGGCCGTACCTGCTGGAGACGAGCCGGCTCGGCGTCTTCGCCGCAGGCGACGTGCGCAGCGGATCCATCAAACGGGTCGCCTCCGCCGTCGGCGAGGGCGCCATGGCGATCCGGTTCGTCCACGAACATCTCCGGCTGCGCCAGGGCTGA
- the trxA gene encoding thioredoxin: MTQAPQATRAEVIACPHCGKRNRVQAAAAGVPRCGNCHQALPWLTQATDADFQAVVAQSSLPVLADLWAPWCGPCRVVAPGVERAAQTFAGRLKAVKINVDESPQTAARYQAQSIPLLLLLDHGQVRARQVGAAPPDALLRWVEQVLAQPPAN; encoded by the coding sequence ATGACACAGGCACCGCAGGCCACCAGAGCCGAGGTCATCGCCTGCCCGCACTGCGGCAAGCGCAACCGGGTGCAGGCCGCCGCCGCGGGGGTGCCGCGCTGCGGCAACTGCCACCAGGCCCTGCCCTGGCTCACCCAGGCGACCGACGCCGACTTCCAGGCCGTCGTGGCGCAGTCGTCGCTGCCCGTGCTGGCCGACCTGTGGGCGCCCTGGTGCGGCCCGTGCCGGGTGGTCGCTCCCGGCGTGGAGCGGGCCGCGCAGACCTTCGCGGGACGGCTGAAGGCCGTCAAGATCAACGTTGATGAGTCGCCGCAGACAGCGGCCCGCTACCAGGCCCAGTCCATCCCGCTACTGCTCCTGCTCGACCACGGGCAGGTACGGGCCCGCCAGGTCGGCGCCGCCCCACCCGACGCACTGCTGCGCTGGGTCGAACAGGTGCTGGCCCAGCCTCCCGCCAACTGA
- the clpB gene encoding ATP-dependent chaperone ClpB — MDMNKLTQKSQEALHDAQTAAVRLGHTEVDGEHLLLALLDQPEGLVPRLVTKTGADPQQLRAEVEQDLARRPKVSGPGAQPGQVFVTQRLSRVLDTAEREAKRLKDEYVSTEHLLLALADEGSASAAGRRLKENGVTREAFLAALTQIRGNQRVTSAMPEVTYEALEKYGQDLVADARNDRLDPVIGRDAEIRRVIQILSRKTKNNPVLIGDPGVGKTAIVEGLAQRIVRGDVPEGLRDKTVFALDMGSLIAGAKYRGEFEERLKAVLNEVRAAEGRILLFVDELHTVVGAGGGAEGAMDAGNMLKPMLARGELHMIGATTVDEYRKQIEKDAALARRFQQVFVDEPSVEDTISILRGLRERLEVFHGVKIQDASLVAAATLSHRYITDRFLPDKAIDLVDEACARLRTEIDSMPAELDEITRRVMRLEIEEAALSKETDPASTARLDQLRRELADLRAEADAKHAQWEHERQAIRRVQDMRQELEQLRREAEQAERTYDLNRAAELRYGRIADLERRLEAEEQKLADRQQSQPGLLREMVTEDEIAEIVSAWTGIPVSRLQEGERQKLLRLDEILHERVIGQDEAVQVVADAIIRARSGIKDPTRPIGSFIFLGPTGVGKTELAKTLAAALFDAEDNIVRLDMSEYQERHTVSRLVGAPPGYVGYEEGGQLTEAVRRKPYSVVLFDEIEKAHTDVFNTLLQVLDDGRITDSQGRTVDFRNTVIIMTSNIGAEHLLEGATADGEIDPASRAKVMAELQGHFRPEFLNRVDDIVLFHRLTLAQIEKIVDLQFDELRDRLAERRITLQVSEDARILIAEHGYDPVYGARPLRRYIAHEVETRIARAIIAGDLGEEAVIGVDAQDGELMVTFQSTPAREQLAHAGAGQGA, encoded by the coding sequence ATGGACATGAACAAGCTGACCCAGAAGTCTCAAGAAGCGCTACATGACGCCCAGACCGCCGCGGTGCGCCTCGGGCACACCGAGGTCGACGGCGAGCACCTGCTGCTGGCGCTGCTCGACCAGCCCGAAGGCCTCGTGCCCCGGCTGGTCACAAAGACCGGTGCCGACCCGCAGCAGTTGCGTGCCGAGGTCGAGCAGGACCTGGCCAGACGGCCGAAGGTCAGCGGACCGGGCGCACAGCCCGGCCAGGTGTTCGTCACCCAGCGCCTGTCGCGGGTGCTCGACACGGCCGAGCGCGAGGCCAAACGGCTCAAGGACGAGTACGTGTCGACCGAGCACCTGCTGCTGGCCCTGGCCGACGAGGGTTCGGCGTCGGCGGCGGGGCGGCGGCTCAAGGAGAACGGGGTCACCCGGGAGGCGTTCCTGGCCGCGCTGACCCAGATCCGGGGCAACCAGCGGGTGACTTCGGCGATGCCGGAGGTGACCTACGAGGCGCTGGAGAAGTACGGCCAGGACTTGGTGGCCGATGCCCGCAACGACCGTCTGGACCCGGTGATCGGCCGGGATGCCGAGATCCGCCGCGTGATCCAGATCCTGTCCCGTAAGACGAAGAACAACCCGGTGCTGATCGGCGATCCGGGTGTCGGCAAGACCGCGATCGTGGAGGGCCTGGCCCAGCGCATCGTGCGTGGCGACGTGCCCGAGGGGCTGCGTGACAAGACGGTGTTCGCCCTGGACATGGGTTCGCTGATCGCCGGGGCGAAGTACCGGGGCGAGTTCGAGGAGCGGCTCAAGGCGGTGCTCAACGAGGTCCGCGCGGCCGAGGGCCGGATCCTGCTGTTCGTCGACGAGCTGCATACCGTCGTCGGGGCGGGCGGCGGCGCGGAGGGTGCGATGGACGCGGGCAACATGCTCAAGCCAATGCTGGCCCGCGGTGAGCTGCACATGATCGGCGCGACGACCGTCGACGAGTACCGCAAGCAGATCGAGAAGGATGCCGCGCTGGCCCGGCGCTTCCAGCAGGTGTTCGTCGACGAGCCGTCGGTCGAGGACACGATTTCGATCCTGCGGGGGCTGCGGGAGCGCCTGGAGGTGTTCCACGGTGTGAAGATCCAGGACGCTTCCCTGGTCGCCGCCGCGACACTGTCCCATCGCTACATCACCGACCGGTTCCTACCCGACAAGGCCATCGACCTCGTCGACGAAGCCTGCGCCCGGCTGCGCACCGAGATCGACTCGATGCCCGCCGAACTCGACGAGATCACCCGCCGGGTGATGCGCCTGGAGATCGAGGAAGCGGCGCTGTCCAAGGAGACCGACCCGGCCAGCACCGCACGCCTGGACCAGCTCCGCCGTGAACTCGCCGACCTGCGCGCCGAAGCCGACGCCAAACACGCCCAGTGGGAGCATGAGCGCCAGGCCATCCGCCGGGTGCAGGACATGCGCCAGGAACTGGAACAGCTGCGCCGCGAGGCCGAGCAGGCCGAGCGGACCTACGACCTCAACAGGGCCGCCGAGTTGCGCTACGGCCGCATCGCCGACCTGGAACGGCGCCTCGAAGCCGAGGAGCAGAAGCTCGCCGACCGCCAGCAAAGCCAACCTGGCCTGCTGCGGGAGATGGTCACCGAGGACGAGATCGCCGAGATCGTCTCGGCGTGGACCGGCATCCCCGTGTCGCGGCTGCAGGAGGGCGAGCGGCAGAAGCTGCTGCGCCTCGACGAGATCCTGCACGAGCGCGTCATCGGCCAGGACGAGGCCGTCCAGGTCGTCGCCGACGCCATCATCCGGGCCCGGTCGGGCATCAAGGACCCGACCCGCCCGATCGGGTCTTTCATCTTCCTGGGCCCCACCGGTGTCGGCAAGACCGAACTCGCCAAGACCCTCGCGGCGGCGCTGTTCGACGCCGAGGACAACATCGTCCGGCTCGACATGAGCGAGTACCAGGAACGCCACACGGTCAGCCGCCTGGTCGGCGCACCTCCGGGATACGTCGGCTACGAGGAGGGCGGGCAGCTCACCGAGGCCGTACGCCGCAAGCCCTACTCCGTGGTGCTGTTCGACGAGATCGAAAAAGCGCACACCGACGTGTTCAACACGCTGCTGCAGGTGCTCGACGACGGCCGGATCACCGACTCGCAGGGCCGCACCGTCGACTTCCGCAACACCGTCATCATCATGACCTCCAACATCGGTGCCGAACACCTGCTCGAAGGTGCCACCGCCGACGGCGAGATCGACCCGGCGTCGCGCGCCAAGGTCATGGCCGAGCTGCAGGGCCATTTCCGGCCCGAGTTCCTCAACCGCGTCGACGACATCGTGCTGTTCCACCGCCTCACCCTGGCCCAGATCGAGAAGATCGTGGACCTGCAGTTCGACGAACTGCGCGACCGGCTGGCCGAACGGCGCATCACCCTGCAGGTCAGCGAGGACGCCCGCATACTCATCGCCGAGCACGGCTACGACCCTGTCTACGGCGCGCGGCCGCTGCGCCGTTACATCGCCCACGAGGTCGAGACCCGCATCGCCCGCGCCATCATCGCCGGCGACCTGGGCGAGGAAGCAGTCATCGGGGTCGACGCGCAGGACGGCGAACTGATGGTCACGTTCCAGAGCACGCCGGCCCGCGAGCAGCTGGCACACGCCGGCGCGGGGCAGGGGGCGTGA
- a CDS encoding chaperone modulator CbpM — MRTYAVAIPARLSLDRFARRAGLHPALVQRFLALGLIDASRDAEGRLWFSPAALSRVGRVQRLHADLALNYCAIGLVMDLLDRIDQLQSALRTRGERPSWT, encoded by the coding sequence ATGAGGACGTACGCGGTGGCGATCCCGGCCAGGCTCAGCCTCGACCGCTTCGCCCGGCGTGCCGGGTTGCACCCGGCACTTGTGCAGCGCTTCCTGGCGCTGGGCCTCATCGACGCCTCCCGCGACGCCGAAGGCCGGCTGTGGTTCTCCCCGGCCGCCCTGAGTCGCGTTGGGCGGGTGCAACGACTGCACGCCGACCTGGCCCTGAACTACTGCGCGATCGGCCTGGTCATGGACCTGCTAGATCGCATCGACCAGCTGCAATCGGCCCTGCGGACCCGGGGAGAGAGACCGTCATGGACATGA
- a CDS encoding DnaJ C-terminal domain-containing protein translates to MARDFYEVLGVSRDASADEIQRAFRKLARKFHPDVNKSPDAEEKFKEINEAYQVLHDPKQRTRYDRFGDDFRKVPEGYEDMAGAGAGPGGFRGRGGGGFPGGGGFRGGEQGEPFTWSYQGGGEDVDMEDLLGGLFGGRGRGTGRAAGRGAGPIPGADQEAELTLTVEEAYHGGPRKITLAGPDGPRSYDVNIPAGVGDGQRIRLAGQGGQGRGNAGAGDLYLVVRLAPHPRYRVEGRDIHVRLPVAPWEAALGATVALQTPGGQAKVTVPPGTSSGRRLRLRGQGMPRRRGEAGDLYAEVQIMVPKHLTPRERDLFEELARASAFDPRQLEREGARV, encoded by the coding sequence ATGGCGCGCGACTTCTACGAGGTGCTCGGCGTCTCCCGTGACGCTTCTGCGGACGAGATCCAGCGGGCGTTTCGCAAGCTCGCCCGCAAGTTCCACCCCGACGTGAACAAGAGCCCGGACGCTGAGGAGAAGTTCAAGGAGATCAACGAGGCGTACCAGGTGCTGCACGACCCGAAGCAGCGGACCCGTTACGACCGCTTCGGCGACGACTTCCGCAAGGTCCCGGAGGGGTATGAGGACATGGCTGGTGCTGGCGCGGGCCCGGGTGGTTTCCGGGGCCGTGGCGGCGGCGGTTTCCCCGGCGGGGGTGGGTTCCGCGGCGGTGAGCAGGGTGAACCGTTCACCTGGAGCTATCAGGGCGGTGGCGAGGACGTCGACATGGAGGACCTGCTCGGCGGGCTTTTCGGTGGTCGCGGTCGTGGCACCGGACGTGCGGCCGGGCGTGGTGCGGGCCCGATTCCGGGCGCGGACCAGGAGGCCGAGCTGACGCTCACCGTCGAGGAGGCCTACCACGGCGGACCCCGCAAGATCACGCTGGCGGGGCCGGACGGTCCCCGCAGCTACGACGTCAACATCCCGGCGGGCGTCGGCGACGGCCAGCGCATCCGCCTGGCCGGGCAGGGCGGCCAGGGACGCGGCAACGCAGGCGCCGGTGATCTGTATCTGGTGGTGCGGCTGGCGCCGCACCCGCGTTACCGGGTCGAGGGACGTGACATCCACGTGCGGCTGCCGGTCGCCCCGTGGGAGGCGGCGCTCGGCGCGACCGTCGCGCTGCAGACGCCGGGCGGGCAGGCGAAGGTGACCGTGCCGCCGGGCACCTCCAGCGGCCGCCGTCTACGGCTGCGCGGGCAGGGCATGCCGCGCCGGCGCGGCGAGGCCGGCGACCTTTACGCCGAAGTCCAGATCATGGTGCCCAAGCACCTGACCCCCCGCGAGCGGGACCTGTTCGAGGAGCTGGCGCGGGCCTCCGCCTTCGATCCCCGCCAGCTTGAGCGAGAGGGGGCACGGGTATGA
- a CDS encoding nucleotide exchange factor GrpE: MTHDPSHAQSAPQVGSAPEASAHPEAPAPAETGPSAAELELQDRLRRALADLDNVRKRCERQLAQERAAERARVAAVFLPVVDNLDLALAHADSDPGAVVEGVRAVRDQAVAVLSAMGFARREETGVPFDPMRHEAVSVVPGGDEDPGTVLHVVRPGYGDSDRQLRPASVVVAGND; this comes from the coding sequence ATGACGCACGATCCTTCGCACGCGCAGTCAGCGCCGCAAGTCGGCTCGGCGCCTGAGGCCTCGGCTCACCCCGAGGCCCCGGCGCCGGCCGAGACCGGCCCGTCGGCTGCCGAACTCGAACTGCAGGACCGCCTGCGCCGGGCGCTGGCGGACCTGGACAACGTACGCAAACGCTGCGAGCGGCAGCTCGCCCAGGAGCGGGCTGCCGAACGCGCGCGCGTCGCGGCGGTGTTCCTGCCCGTCGTCGACAATCTCGACCTCGCTCTCGCCCATGCCGACAGCGATCCGGGCGCTGTGGTCGAGGGCGTGCGCGCGGTGCGCGATCAGGCTGTCGCGGTGCTGTCGGCGATGGGTTTCGCGCGCCGCGAGGAGACCGGCGTGCCCTTCGACCCGATGCGGCACGAGGCGGTGAGCGTCGTGCCGGGCGGCGATGAAGACCCTGGCACGGTGCTGCACGTGGTCCGCCCCGGCTACGGCGACAGCGACCGGCAACTGCGCCCGGCTTCGGTCGTGGTCGCCGGAAACGACTGA
- the dnaK gene encoding molecular chaperone DnaK, translating into MAKAVGIDLGTTNSVIAVFEGGQATVVPNAEGSRTTPSVVAFTDAGERLVGQLARRQAILNPKGTIYSAKRFIGRHFDEISSEAKAVAFDVVPGPDGLVRFDVKGKMYSPEEISAQILRKLVDDASKFLGEKVTQAVITVPAYFNDAQRTATKDAGRIAGLDVLRIINEPTAAALAYGLDKKGHETVLVFDLGGGTFDVSVLDVGDGVVEVRATAGDSHLGGDDFDKRLVDHLAEEFKNDNGIDLRTDPQALQRLFEAAEKAKVELSSVTQTQVSLPFVTADASGPKHLTTTITRSKFEDLTKDLVQRCLGPVEQAMADAKTTANDLDEVILVGGSTRIPAVQALVRRLTGGKDPNMSVNPDEVVAMGAAIQAGVLTGEGPDVLLLDVIPLSLGLETLGGRMTKVIERNTTIPVRRSETFTTADDNQSAVDIVVLQGERELAADNRVLGRFRLENIRPAPRGVPQVEVTFDVDANGILNVSAKDKDTGVEQAITITDSGNLDRTEVERMVADAEAHRDEDVRVRQLIDTRNELESLTYQVEHRLAELGDSAPAHDKARAELLIGDARQALKEEAPMDRLRSLIGDLQQVAQGLMARPSAPPPGAEDQGGPTGPAAGARTGAGQPGAGDDDVIDAEFSPS; encoded by the coding sequence ATGGCAAAAGCAGTCGGTATAGATCTCGGTACGACCAACTCGGTGATCGCGGTGTTCGAGGGCGGTCAGGCCACTGTCGTACCCAACGCCGAGGGCTCACGCACCACACCCTCGGTGGTGGCGTTCACCGACGCCGGTGAACGCCTGGTCGGGCAGCTCGCCCGGCGGCAGGCGATCCTGAACCCCAAGGGCACGATCTACTCCGCGAAACGGTTCATCGGCCGACACTTCGACGAGATCAGCTCCGAGGCCAAGGCCGTCGCGTTCGACGTCGTGCCCGGCCCGGACGGCCTCGTACGCTTCGACGTCAAGGGCAAGATGTACTCCCCGGAGGAGATCAGCGCCCAGATCCTGCGCAAGCTCGTCGACGACGCGTCGAAGTTCCTCGGCGAGAAGGTCACCCAGGCCGTCATCACGGTGCCCGCGTACTTCAACGACGCCCAGCGCACCGCGACCAAGGACGCCGGGCGCATCGCCGGCCTCGACGTGCTGCGCATCATCAACGAGCCCACCGCCGCGGCCCTGGCCTACGGCCTGGACAAGAAGGGCCACGAGACGGTCCTGGTGTTCGACCTGGGCGGCGGCACCTTCGACGTGTCCGTCCTCGACGTCGGCGACGGTGTCGTCGAGGTCCGCGCCACCGCGGGCGACTCCCATCTGGGCGGCGACGACTTCGACAAACGGCTCGTCGACCACCTCGCCGAGGAGTTCAAGAACGACAACGGCATCGACCTGCGTACCGACCCGCAGGCCCTGCAGCGGCTGTTCGAGGCCGCCGAGAAGGCCAAGGTCGAGCTGTCGTCGGTCACCCAGACGCAGGTCAGCCTGCCGTTCGTGACCGCCGACGCGTCCGGTCCCAAGCACCTCACCACGACGATCACCCGGTCCAAGTTCGAGGATCTCACCAAGGACCTCGTGCAGCGCTGCCTCGGGCCGGTCGAGCAGGCCATGGCCGATGCGAAGACCACCGCCAACGACCTCGACGAGGTCATCCTCGTCGGCGGGTCCACCCGAATCCCGGCCGTGCAGGCCCTCGTGCGGCGGCTGACCGGCGGCAAGGACCCGAACATGAGCGTCAACCCCGACGAGGTCGTCGCGATGGGCGCCGCGATCCAGGCCGGGGTCCTGACCGGCGAGGGACCCGACGTGCTGCTGCTCGACGTCATCCCGCTGTCGCTGGGCCTGGAGACCCTGGGCGGACGGATGACCAAGGTCATCGAACGCAACACCACGATCCCGGTACGGCGCAGCGAGACCTTCACGACCGCCGACGACAACCAGTCCGCGGTGGACATCGTCGTCCTGCAGGGCGAGCGCGAGCTGGCCGCCGACAACCGCGTCCTCGGGCGTTTCCGGCTGGAGAACATCCGGCCCGCGCCACGCGGGGTTCCGCAGGTCGAGGTCACCTTCGACGTCGACGCCAACGGCATTCTCAACGTGTCCGCCAAGGACAAGGACACCGGCGTCGAACAGGCCATCACCATCACCGACAGCGGCAACCTGGACCGCACCGAGGTCGAGCGCATGGTCGCCGACGCTGAGGCGCACCGCGACGAGGACGTCCGAGTACGCCAGCTCATCGACACCCGCAACGAGCTCGAATCGCTGACCTACCAGGTCGAGCACCGGCTCGCCGAGCTGGGCGATTCGGCGCCCGCGCACGACAAGGCGCGCGCGGAACTGCTGATCGGCGACGCCCGCCAGGCCCTCAAGGAAGAGGCGCCGATGGACCGGCTGCGCTCGCTGATCGGCGACCTGCAGCAGGTCGCCCAGGGCCTGATGGCCCGGCCGTCGGCTCCGCCGCCCGGAGCGGAGGACCAGGGCGGGCCGACCGGACCCGCCGCAGGGGCGCGGACCGGCGCAGGCCAGCCGGGTGCCGGCGACGACGACGTCATCGACGCCGAGTTCTCACCGAGCTGA
- a CDS encoding Hsp20/alpha crystallin family protein — MVQGFAFDPFPGVDRLVERMFAAAGSPTATAMDLYRSGDHYVLHLDLPGIDPGTLDASVDGSTLTITAQRSLRTDEDVEWLLRERPTGTFTRRLALGDDVDTTNIAATYQDGVLTVTLPVTEATTPRKIAIAGEGSPVPNGPAAEAKAISHPATS; from the coding sequence ATGGTGCAGGGTTTCGCTTTCGATCCGTTCCCCGGCGTCGACCGCCTGGTCGAACGGATGTTCGCCGCCGCCGGTTCACCCACGGCCACGGCCATGGACCTGTACCGGTCCGGTGACCACTACGTGCTGCACCTCGACCTGCCCGGCATCGACCCGGGCACGCTGGACGCCAGCGTCGACGGCAGCACCCTGACGATCACCGCCCAGCGCAGCCTGCGCACCGACGAAGACGTCGAGTGGCTGCTGCGCGAGCGCCCCACCGGCACGTTCACCCGCCGGCTGGCGCTCGGCGACGATGTCGACACGACGAACATCGCCGCGACCTACCAGGACGGGGTCCTGACCGTGACCCTGCCGGTCACCGAGGCCACCACGCCTCGCAAGATCGCCATCGCCGGCGAGGGCAGCCCCGTCCCGAACGGTCCTGCGGCCGAGGCGAAGGCGATCAGCCACCCGGCTACCAGCTGA